The following proteins are co-located in the Paraburkholderia phytofirmans PsJN genome:
- a CDS encoding FAD-dependent oxidoreductase, with product MDVIVIGGGIAGVATAYQLRAAGHRVCVVERHATVAQGATYGHGGTVLPTPLDVWFGPTFMASRQNARNGVVNKAGFNGSARQFVKQLAELQEPNAFGHQYGLLRPLIELSRDTMADMEARFGLEFEQTSGLLYLVRSEQEWEQLRPARGLLQLFEVPHHELTPEQCAAFEHSVRTEPEFAGGVLFDQERTANAPLFTKLIKQTLDTQGGVQFMLGCEVSSIRLDGQRASVELAPQPGASSRSREVDVIHADAVVVAAGHGSLPLLERLGLRLPLHPLRLHTLVAPIAHEECAPHVAIVDAVKRIAISRMNHRLRIAGGAVLQSAGQIDKPLGEAVTKEALALLGQATHDWIPGAARISVALPWEGVKLLSPDGLPVIGNALHPRLFVNAGHGPAGWGLACGSGKLVADLISGGTPDVPVDTLAALRPDRFK from the coding sequence ATGGATGTCATCGTCATCGGCGGCGGGATCGCGGGCGTCGCCACCGCTTATCAACTGCGCGCGGCCGGCCATCGGGTATGCGTCGTCGAGCGCCACGCCACGGTCGCGCAGGGCGCAACCTATGGACACGGCGGCACCGTCCTGCCGACCCCGCTCGACGTCTGGTTCGGCCCGACTTTCATGGCCAGCCGTCAAAACGCCAGAAACGGCGTCGTCAACAAGGCCGGCTTCAACGGATCGGCGCGCCAGTTCGTCAAGCAGCTCGCCGAGTTGCAGGAACCCAACGCGTTCGGTCATCAATACGGCCTGCTGCGACCGCTGATCGAGCTGTCGCGCGACACCATGGCGGACATGGAGGCGCGCTTCGGCCTCGAGTTCGAACAGACCAGCGGCCTGCTCTATCTGGTGCGCTCCGAACAGGAATGGGAGCAGCTGCGGCCCGCGCGCGGCCTGCTGCAGCTTTTCGAAGTGCCGCATCACGAACTGACCCCCGAACAATGTGCCGCGTTCGAGCACTCCGTGCGCACCGAGCCGGAATTCGCGGGCGGCGTGCTGTTCGACCAGGAGCGCACGGCCAATGCGCCGCTCTTCACCAAGCTGATCAAGCAGACGCTGGATACGCAGGGCGGCGTGCAATTCATGCTGGGCTGCGAAGTCTCGTCGATCCGACTGGACGGCCAGCGCGCCTCGGTGGAACTGGCGCCGCAGCCGGGCGCGAGCTCCCGTTCGCGCGAAGTCGACGTGATCCACGCCGACGCGGTGGTCGTGGCCGCCGGCCATGGCAGCCTGCCGCTGCTCGAGAGGCTCGGCCTGCGCTTGCCGCTGCATCCGCTGCGCCTGCACACACTGGTCGCGCCGATCGCGCATGAGGAATGCGCGCCGCACGTCGCCATCGTGGACGCGGTGAAGCGGATCGCGATCAGCCGCATGAACCATCGCTTGCGGATTGCGGGCGGCGCGGTGCTGCAAAGCGCCGGCCAGATCGACAAGCCGTTGGGCGAAGCGGTGACGAAAGAAGCCCTCGCGCTGCTTGGTCAGGCCACGCACGACTGGATTCCGGGCGCCGCGCGAATCTCGGTGGCATTGCCGTGGGAAGGCGTCAAACTGCTGTCGCCGGACGGCTTGCCGGTAATCGGCAACGCACTGCATCCGCGCCTTTTCGTCAATGCGGGCCACGGACCGGCCGGCTGGGGTCTCGCCTGCGGGTCGGGCAAACTGGTGGCCGACCTGATTTCGGGCGGCACGCCGGACGTTCCTGTAGACACACTGGCCGCGCTGCGCCCGGACCGGTTCAAGTAA
- a CDS encoding bifunctional ADP-dependent NAD(P)H-hydrate dehydratase/NAD(P)H-hydrate epimerase produces the protein MTEADHTPPTLISPHNRALPLLTLTDLRIAESQAGAALPKHTLMSRAGKSAASFLREQITRDTSVEKSRQKVWLIAGPGNNGGDALILAMELHQAGIAVELCMPVEVKPDDARWALETARAAGVAIASAPPASLDGYRWLVDGMFGIGLTRPLEGVFAAVARQLSQRAKARPRKGGVLALDVPSGLDSDTGTVVGNGDGAAVHATHTVTFIGAKPGLFTAQGRDLAGAVTVAPIGVDTSGRTAVQLNASELFGTFLPPRDFATNKGSFGSLAVVGGDTGMCGAPILASRAALYTGAGKVHVALLGEGAPPYDPPHPELMLHAIDDLPLDQMDALAIGCGMGHRERATRVMHDVLQLDVPKLLDADALNLISKDPALAAEVTARGVQGDPCVLTPHPLEAARLLGTDAPGVQRDRLSAARSLAARYAAVVVLKGTGTVIAAPDGRLAINPTGNAALATGGTGDVLGGIIGALLAQHLPRYEAALAGVYLHGLAADTLSAQGHGPAGLTAGELAPMVRTLLNRLFYPAAEC, from the coding sequence ATGACAGAAGCCGACCACACGCCGCCGACGCTCATCAGCCCGCACAACCGGGCGCTGCCGCTCCTGACGCTCACCGATCTGCGGATCGCCGAATCCCAGGCGGGGGCCGCCTTGCCGAAGCACACGCTGATGTCGCGCGCCGGGAAATCCGCCGCGAGCTTCCTGCGCGAGCAGATTACCCGCGATACCTCGGTCGAGAAATCGAGGCAGAAGGTGTGGCTGATCGCCGGGCCGGGCAACAACGGCGGCGACGCGCTGATTCTGGCGATGGAGCTGCACCAGGCCGGCATTGCCGTCGAACTGTGCATGCCGGTCGAGGTGAAACCGGACGACGCGCGCTGGGCGCTCGAGACGGCCCGCGCGGCCGGCGTCGCGATCGCCAGTGCGCCGCCCGCGTCGCTGGACGGCTACAGGTGGCTGGTGGACGGCATGTTCGGCATCGGCCTGACGCGTCCGCTCGAAGGCGTGTTCGCGGCCGTCGCCCGGCAGCTTTCGCAACGCGCCAAAGCGCGGCCGCGCAAAGGCGGCGTGCTGGCGCTCGACGTGCCGAGCGGCCTCGACAGCGACACCGGCACAGTCGTGGGCAATGGCGATGGCGCCGCCGTCCATGCCACCCATACGGTCACCTTCATCGGCGCCAAACCCGGGCTCTTCACCGCGCAAGGGCGTGATCTCGCCGGCGCCGTCACGGTCGCGCCGATCGGCGTCGACACGAGCGGCCGCACGGCCGTGCAACTGAACGCGTCCGAGCTTTTCGGCACCTTTCTGCCGCCGCGCGATTTCGCAACCAACAAGGGCAGCTTCGGCAGCCTCGCCGTGGTCGGCGGCGACACCGGCATGTGCGGCGCGCCGATCCTCGCCTCGCGTGCGGCGCTGTACACCGGCGCCGGCAAAGTGCATGTCGCGTTGCTGGGCGAAGGCGCCCCGCCCTACGATCCGCCGCATCCCGAACTCATGCTGCATGCCATCGACGATCTGCCGCTCGACCAGATGGACGCGCTCGCCATCGGTTGCGGCATGGGGCATCGCGAACGCGCCACGCGCGTGATGCACGACGTGCTGCAACTCGACGTGCCCAAGCTGCTCGACGCGGACGCGCTGAACCTGATCTCGAAAGACCCCGCGCTCGCCGCCGAAGTGACCGCGCGCGGCGTACAAGGCGATCCATGCGTCCTCACGCCGCATCCGCTCGAAGCCGCCCGCCTGCTCGGCACCGACGCGCCGGGCGTGCAGCGCGACCGCCTCAGCGCGGCGCGCTCGCTCGCCGCCCGCTACGCGGCCGTGGTGGTACTCAAAGGCACCGGCACCGTCATCGCGGCGCCGGACGGGCGCCTCGCGATCAATCCGACCGGCAACGCCGCGCTCGCCACGGGCGGCACCGGCGACGTGCTCGGCGGCATCATCGGCGCCCTGCTCGCGCAACACTTGCCGCGCTACGAAGCGGCGCTCGCGGGCGTCTATCTGCACGGCCTCGCCGCCGACACGCTGAGCGCGCAAGGCCACGGTCCCGCCGGCCTGACGGCGGGCGAACTGGCGCCGATGGTGCGGACCTTGCTGAACCGCTTGTTCTATCCGGCAGCGGAGTGCTGA
- a CDS encoding arylesterase, with the protein MTTRATALTTACGCAVVAASLFSVSSTARAANAPEPARPVIVVLGDSISAEYGLPRDTGWVALMRQRLADEQIDYSVANASISGDTTSGGRARMPALMQRLKPSIVIVELGANDALRGVPLSTTEDNLRTIIEQAQQGHAKVVLVGMYVPPNYGPDYTQKFHGLYGELSKQLRVPLVPFLLAGIADKPDMFQADQIHPTQQAQPVLLNNVWPAVKPLLRTSSPH; encoded by the coding sequence ATGACGACTCGCGCCACGGCGTTGACAACGGCATGCGGCTGCGCCGTCGTGGCCGCCAGCCTGTTTTCGGTGAGCTCCACGGCGCGGGCCGCCAACGCGCCTGAACCGGCCCGGCCGGTGATCGTCGTGCTCGGCGACAGCATCTCCGCCGAATACGGCCTGCCCCGCGACACGGGCTGGGTTGCCTTGATGCGACAGCGCCTCGCCGACGAGCAAATCGATTATAGCGTCGCCAATGCGAGCATCAGCGGCGACACCACGAGCGGCGGACGAGCCCGCATGCCGGCGCTCATGCAACGCCTGAAGCCGAGCATCGTGATCGTCGAACTCGGCGCCAACGACGCGTTGCGCGGCGTGCCGCTTTCCACCACCGAAGACAACTTGCGCACGATCATCGAGCAGGCTCAGCAAGGTCACGCGAAGGTCGTGCTGGTGGGCATGTATGTGCCGCCTAATTACGGCCCGGACTACACGCAAAAGTTCCACGGCTTGTACGGCGAACTGTCCAAACAGTTGCGCGTGCCGCTCGTGCCGTTTCTGCTCGCCGGCATCGCCGATAAACCGGACATGTTCCAGGCCGATCAGATTCATCCGACCCAGCAGGCACAGCCAGTGCTACTCAACAACGTGTGGCCCGCAGTCAAGCCACTCCTTCGCACAAGTTCGCCGCACTGA
- a CDS encoding ABC transporter ATP-binding protein, producing MLNKTDPVIEVRGLCKKVKDATGELTILDDIDLAIDAGSSVAIVGASGSGKSTLLGLLAGLDSASSGSVRLLGRELGELNEDERAALRSGSVGFVFQSFQLMPHLTALENVTLPLELQGGIGTREAATRARGLLEQVGLGKRISHYPKLLSGGEQQRVALARAFVTHPAILFADEPTGSLDAATGHAVIDLMFEMNRANGATLILVTHDIELARRCDTTVTIEAGRLA from the coding sequence ATGCTAAACAAAACTGATCCAGTCATTGAAGTGCGGGGTTTGTGCAAGAAGGTTAAAGATGCAACAGGCGAACTGACGATTCTCGACGACATCGATCTTGCTATCGATGCCGGCAGCAGTGTAGCGATCGTCGGTGCATCCGGGTCGGGCAAGTCTACGCTGCTCGGCTTGCTCGCAGGATTGGACAGCGCGAGTTCGGGCTCGGTTCGGTTGCTCGGCCGCGAACTCGGTGAGTTGAACGAAGACGAGCGTGCTGCATTGCGCAGCGGTTCAGTTGGCTTCGTGTTCCAGTCGTTTCAACTGATGCCGCATTTGACTGCGCTCGAGAACGTCACTTTGCCGCTGGAGTTGCAAGGCGGCATCGGTACGCGCGAGGCCGCAACGCGTGCGCGAGGCTTGCTGGAGCAGGTGGGCCTGGGCAAGCGTATCAGTCACTATCCGAAGCTGCTGTCGGGCGGCGAGCAGCAGCGCGTGGCGCTTGCACGCGCGTTCGTCACGCATCCGGCAATCCTGTTCGCCGACGAACCGACCGGCAGTCTCGACGCCGCCACCGGCCACGCGGTAATCGATCTGATGTTCGAGATGAACCGCGCGAACGGCGCAACGTTGATTCTCGTCACGCATGACATCGAACTGGCGCGCCGTTGCGATACGACAGTGACGATCGAGGCAGGACGTCTCGCCTGA
- the pgi gene encoding glucose-6-phosphate isomerase, protein MTQNSLPSWSSLQTHYDKIRDAHMRDWFAPENDPAPTRAERFAFAGGGLAADFSKNRITEETLKLLVQVAREAGVEKRRDAMFAGDIVNPTEGRAVLHTALRATDPKAPFYAQVQAERKKMAVFADQVRSGEWKGYTGKRIRYVVNIGIGGSDLGPKMVVHALHHLATPEITTHFVSNVDGADLYNVMQQIDPEETLAIIVSKTFTTLETMTNARSLRDWFIEKGCPESALAKHFVGVSANPAEVVKFGIAKENVFEMWDWVGGRYSLWSAVGLSIMIAIGPKQFDELLAGANEMDQHFRDAPLEKNLPVLLGMIGIWYRNFFGSQSYLVAPYSQALHFLPSYLQQLEMESNGKSARLDGAMVDYPTAAVTWGEPGTNGQHAFFQMLHQGPTIVPIDFIAVLTPEHPLVSHHPKLLANCFAQSEALMVGRTLEEAKKVAGADKPELAPHLVFPGNRPTTTLLVDALTARSLGALIALYEHKVLVQGTVWNINSFDQWGVELGKILGKVVEADLTAPSADVKKHDSSTSALIARARAALKK, encoded by the coding sequence ATGACCCAGAACTCGCTCCCCTCCTGGTCCTCGCTGCAAACGCATTACGACAAGATTCGCGATGCGCACATGCGCGACTGGTTCGCCCCCGAGAACGACCCCGCCCCTACCCGTGCCGAGCGCTTTGCGTTCGCGGGCGGCGGTCTCGCGGCCGATTTCTCGAAGAACCGCATCACCGAAGAAACACTGAAACTGCTCGTGCAAGTCGCGCGCGAAGCCGGCGTCGAGAAACGCCGCGACGCCATGTTCGCGGGCGACATCGTCAACCCGACTGAAGGCCGCGCCGTGTTGCACACGGCACTGCGCGCCACCGATCCGAAAGCGCCGTTCTACGCGCAAGTGCAGGCCGAGCGCAAGAAGATGGCGGTGTTCGCCGACCAGGTGCGCAGCGGCGAATGGAAAGGCTATACCGGCAAGCGGATCCGCTATGTCGTGAACATCGGTATCGGCGGCTCGGATCTCGGGCCGAAGATGGTCGTGCATGCGCTGCATCATCTGGCCACGCCAGAGATCACCACGCACTTCGTGTCGAATGTGGACGGCGCCGACCTGTACAACGTGATGCAGCAGATCGATCCCGAAGAGACGCTCGCGATCATCGTCTCCAAGACTTTCACCACGCTCGAAACCATGACCAACGCGCGCTCGCTGCGCGACTGGTTCATCGAGAAAGGCTGCCCGGAAAGCGCGCTGGCGAAGCACTTCGTCGGCGTGTCGGCGAATCCGGCGGAAGTGGTCAAATTCGGCATCGCGAAAGAGAATGTCTTCGAGATGTGGGACTGGGTCGGCGGGCGCTATTCGCTGTGGTCGGCGGTTGGGCTATCCATCATGATCGCGATCGGACCGAAGCAGTTCGATGAACTGCTCGCCGGCGCCAACGAGATGGACCAGCATTTCCGCGACGCGCCGCTGGAAAAGAATCTGCCCGTGTTGCTCGGCATGATCGGCATCTGGTATCGCAACTTCTTCGGCTCGCAAAGCTACCTGGTCGCGCCGTATTCGCAAGCGCTGCATTTCCTGCCTTCGTATCTGCAACAGCTGGAAATGGAGAGCAACGGCAAGTCGGCGCGCCTGGACGGCGCGATGGTCGACTACCCGACCGCCGCAGTGACGTGGGGCGAACCCGGCACGAACGGTCAGCACGCTTTCTTCCAGATGCTGCACCAAGGCCCGACGATCGTGCCGATCGACTTCATCGCCGTGTTGACGCCGGAGCATCCGCTCGTCAGCCATCATCCGAAGCTGCTCGCCAACTGCTTTGCGCAAAGCGAAGCGCTGATGGTCGGCCGCACGCTCGAAGAGGCGAAGAAAGTGGCCGGCGCGGACAAGCCGGAACTGGCGCCGCACCTCGTGTTTCCGGGCAACCGTCCGACCACCACGCTGCTGGTCGACGCGCTCACCGCGCGTTCGCTCGGCGCATTGATCGCGTTGTACGAGCACAAGGTGCTGGTGCAAGGGACGGTGTGGAACATCAACTCCTTCGATCAGTGGGGCGTGGAGTTGGGCAAGATTCTCGGCAAGGTGGTCGAAGCCGATCTGACGGCCCCGAGTGCCGATGTGAAGAAGCATGATTCTTCGACGTCGGCATTGATCGCGCGGGCGCGGGCGGCGTTGAAGAAGTGA
- a CDS encoding SurA N-terminal domain-containing protein encodes MLDFFRNHKRLMMFMLILVIVPGLGFVGIQGFRGFFDESANVASVNGHKITRAEYDDAMRQQLDRARQMLGAQFDMKSFDTPERRAQMLDGLIEQRVLADETQRLHLTASDDAVRRVLMSDPVISSLKNPDGTIDVDRYKQLLAMQGMTPDQYDERVRYSIATQQLPASIQGSAFTSKTLAQHLTELAEQQREVQGIAFHPRDYAAKVQPTDAQLQAYYDAHRNEFATPATATIQYVVMSPATLAASAQPSDADLKKYYDDNIAHYRTDGQVRASHILIAAPKDASAADKAKAKQKAEELLAQIKAHPDQFAQIAQQNSQDPGSASKGGDLGYFGRGMIAGGKAFDDAVFALKKDEVSGIVQTDFGYHIVKVTDVKPAVTKPFDEVKDQISKDLKAQLASKAFTDDSEGFTSIVYEKAKSLQPAADKYKLQVQTATVTPQPDPKLAPDSPLNNAKFLAAVFASDATTARNNTQAIDVGGNTLIAARVTDYKAAAVPALDAVKDAVRQKLIAVQSNEAAHKDGVAKLAEFEKSKSTAGFSSPLKVSRNDAQGVPPAALSAIYKADAQKLPAYVGVDLGDDGYAIYRVNSVVAGTTVDPQRLAAAQQQIAQVDAQSEAEAYVEAVRARSKVKLYGSLDSSNAQASGE; translated from the coding sequence GATCACGCGCGCTGAATACGACGACGCGATGCGTCAGCAACTCGACCGCGCCCGTCAGATGCTCGGCGCGCAGTTCGACATGAAGTCGTTCGACACGCCGGAACGCCGTGCGCAGATGCTCGACGGTCTGATCGAGCAACGCGTGCTGGCCGATGAAACACAGCGCCTGCATCTCACCGCATCCGACGACGCCGTGCGCCGCGTGCTGATGAGCGATCCGGTGATCTCGTCGCTGAAGAATCCTGACGGCACGATCGACGTCGACCGCTACAAGCAGTTGCTCGCCATGCAGGGCATGACGCCCGACCAGTACGACGAACGTGTGCGCTACAGCATCGCCACGCAGCAGTTGCCGGCCAGCATTCAAGGCAGCGCCTTCACGTCGAAAACGCTCGCGCAGCATCTGACCGAACTCGCGGAACAGCAGCGCGAAGTGCAAGGCATCGCGTTCCATCCGCGCGACTATGCCGCGAAGGTGCAGCCTACCGACGCGCAACTGCAAGCGTATTACGACGCGCATCGCAACGAATTCGCCACGCCGGCTACGGCCACGATCCAGTACGTCGTCATGTCGCCGGCAACGCTCGCCGCTTCCGCGCAGCCGAGCGACGCCGATCTGAAGAAGTACTACGACGACAACATCGCGCACTACCGTACCGACGGTCAGGTGCGTGCGAGCCACATCCTGATCGCGGCGCCGAAAGACGCGAGCGCGGCCGATAAGGCCAAGGCGAAACAGAAGGCCGAAGAGTTGCTCGCACAGATCAAGGCGCATCCGGATCAGTTCGCGCAGATCGCGCAGCAGAACTCACAGGACCCGGGTTCGGCGTCGAAGGGTGGCGATCTGGGTTACTTCGGCCGCGGCATGATCGCGGGCGGCAAGGCGTTCGACGACGCTGTGTTCGCGCTGAAGAAAGACGAAGTCAGCGGCATCGTGCAGACCGATTTCGGTTATCACATCGTCAAGGTGACGGACGTGAAGCCGGCGGTCACGAAGCCGTTCGACGAAGTGAAAGATCAGATCTCGAAAGACCTCAAGGCGCAGTTGGCCAGCAAGGCATTCACCGACGACTCGGAAGGCTTCACGTCGATCGTCTATGAAAAAGCCAAGAGCCTGCAGCCTGCCGCCGACAAGTACAAGCTGCAAGTGCAGACCGCCACGGTCACGCCGCAGCCGGATCCGAAGCTCGCGCCGGACAGCCCGCTAAACAATGCGAAGTTCCTCGCCGCAGTGTTCGCGAGCGACGCCACGACAGCACGCAACAACACGCAAGCCATCGACGTCGGCGGCAACACGCTGATCGCGGCGCGGGTGACCGACTACAAGGCCGCGGCAGTGCCGGCGCTCGACGCCGTCAAGGACGCGGTGCGTCAGAAGCTGATCGCGGTCCAGTCGAATGAAGCGGCTCACAAGGATGGCGTGGCCAAACTGGCCGAGTTCGAAAAATCGAAGTCGACCGCCGGCTTCTCGTCGCCGCTGAAGGTGTCGCGTAACGACGCGCAAGGCGTGCCGCCCGCTGCATTGAGTGCAATCTACAAGGCGGACGCGCAAAAATTGCCGGCTTACGTTGGTGTGGACCTCGGCGACGACGGCTATGCGATCTATCGCGTGAACTCGGTGGTGGCGGGTACGACAGTCGATCCGCAACGTCTGGCTGCAGCGCAGCAACAGATCGCGCAGGTCGATGCGCAGTCCGAAGCAGAGGCCTATGTCGAAGCTGTGCGCGCGCGTTCGAAGGTGAAGCTCTACGGTTCCCTCGACAGCAGCAATGCCCAGGCGAGCGGCGAGTAA